A window of the Streptomyces griseochromogenes genome harbors these coding sequences:
- the haaN gene encoding cyclophane-containing RiPP N-acetyltransferase HaaN, producing MTVTIRPAEKRDIPAVAQLIEEIERFYGANDADIQPLEERRSQVEEALFGAPPLASALLVADETGDIVGLAAYSFLWPAAGSSHSLFLKELYVRDALRRQGIGVRLMDELRALAATRRGCSRVEWMTDRDNPGARAFYKSLGFAESNGKIVYQVDSSTA from the coding sequence ATGACCGTGACGATCCGTCCCGCGGAGAAGCGGGACATCCCCGCCGTGGCCCAGCTGATCGAGGAGATTGAGCGCTTCTACGGGGCGAATGACGCTGATATCCAGCCGCTTGAAGAGCGCCGCTCCCAGGTGGAAGAGGCCCTCTTCGGTGCGCCGCCGCTGGCTTCCGCCCTGCTCGTTGCGGACGAGACCGGGGACATCGTCGGCCTGGCCGCCTACTCCTTCCTCTGGCCTGCCGCCGGCTCCTCGCACTCCCTGTTCCTCAAGGAGCTCTACGTCCGCGACGCCCTGCGCCGGCAGGGCATCGGTGTCCGCCTCATGGACGAACTCCGCGCCCTGGCCGCCACGCGCCGCGGGTGCAGCCGAGTGGAATGGATGACCGACCGCGACAACCCGGGCGCGCGGGCCTTCTACAAGTCGCTCGGGTTCGCCGAGTCCAACGGGAAGATCGTCTACCAGGTCGACAGCAGCACGGCCTGA
- a CDS encoding ATP-binding protein — MNEKNHLRIQLSATRRGARLARLLTERHLADWGVPFEEAVQVVAELAANAVLHGRVRGRDFRLGLKLHDDGTLRIEVTDARCDRIPRTPDPAAQDSETGRGLLIVAAYAHRWGVDEAPAHAKTVWAELAPGRGGA; from the coding sequence GTGAACGAAAAAAACCACCTCCGCATCCAGCTGTCGGCAACCCGCAGAGGCGCCCGTCTCGCCCGCCTCCTCACGGAGCGCCATCTGGCCGACTGGGGCGTGCCGTTCGAGGAGGCGGTGCAGGTGGTGGCGGAGCTGGCCGCCAACGCCGTACTGCACGGAAGGGTCAGGGGAAGGGACTTCAGGCTCGGCCTGAAACTGCACGACGACGGCACGCTCCGTATCGAGGTGACCGACGCCCGGTGCGACCGGATCCCGCGTACCCCGGACCCGGCGGCTCAGGACTCGGAGACCGGCCGGGGACTACTGATCGTCGCGGCCTACGCCCACCGCTGGGGTGTGGACGAAGCCCCCGCCCACGCCAAGACCGTCTGGGCCGAACTCGCACCGGGACGTGGCGGGGCGTGA
- a CDS encoding helix-turn-helix domain-containing protein translates to MEDEEAEAVLRAVGRQIKAWRESAGMKQAELGAAIGYGEEMVSSVERGRRVPKPDFLDKADEVLGAGGKLSAMKEDVEKARYPKNVRDLARLEDEAVEMGAYVSSHIHGLLQTAEYAQAVYTLRRPAYTEEEIERLVAARMARKSVFNRVPRPLITFVQEEVTLRRPVGGREVLRRQLEHLVDVGRLPHVEIQVMPTDRQDHAGLSGPIRLLKLQNGKTLGHLEVQLHSRVISDPREVQILDMRYGMIRAQALSPRESMAFIEKVLGDEA, encoded by the coding sequence GTGGAGGACGAGGAGGCCGAGGCCGTACTCAGGGCGGTCGGGCGGCAGATCAAGGCCTGGCGGGAGTCCGCCGGGATGAAGCAGGCGGAACTCGGGGCCGCCATCGGGTACGGCGAGGAGATGGTCTCGTCGGTGGAGCGCGGGCGCAGGGTCCCCAAGCCCGACTTTCTCGACAAGGCCGATGAAGTGCTGGGCGCGGGCGGGAAGTTGTCCGCCATGAAGGAGGACGTGGAGAAGGCTCGGTATCCGAAGAACGTTCGGGATCTGGCCAGGCTGGAGGACGAGGCCGTTGAGATGGGGGCTTACGTCAGCTCTCACATCCACGGCTTGTTGCAAACGGCTGAATATGCACAGGCGGTGTACACGCTGCGGCGTCCGGCATATACGGAAGAGGAGATCGAACGGCTCGTCGCAGCGCGCATGGCACGAAAGTCTGTCTTCAACAGGGTGCCGCGTCCGCTGATCACGTTCGTTCAGGAAGAGGTGACACTGCGAAGGCCTGTCGGAGGCAGGGAGGTCCTGCGACGACAGCTTGAACACCTCGTGGACGTCGGCCGGTTGCCACATGTGGAGATCCAGGTGATGCCTACGGACCGGCAGGATCACGCCGGACTGAGCGGACCCATCAGGCTGCTGAAGCTCCAGAACGGTAAGACCCTGGGACACTTGGAAGTGCAGTTGCACAGCCGAGTGATCAGCGACCCCCGGGAAGTACAGATCCTCGATATGCGCTATGGAATGATCCGAGCACAGGCTCTCTCGCCCCGGGAGTCGATGGCGTTCATCGAGAAAGTGCTGGGAGACGAAGCATGA
- a CDS encoding DUF397 domain-containing protein has protein sequence MTTSTLTWFKSSYSSADGPDCVEVAITPAIIHIRDSKNTEGARLSVTGATWTEFLSFAAES, from the coding sequence ATGACCACCTCCACGCTGACGTGGTTCAAGAGCAGCTACAGCAGCGCTGACGGTCCCGACTGCGTCGAAGTAGCCATAACCCCCGCCATCATCCACATCCGCGACTCCAAGAACACGGAGGGCGCCCGACTCTCCGTCACCGGCGCCACCTGGACGGAGTTCCTCAGCTTCGCGGCGGAGAGCTGA
- a CDS encoding tetratricopeptide repeat protein, which translates to MARARRSMQELIGRRRRAGFVGRGDERAAFRQNLDLPPEDERHRFLFHIHGNAGVGKTFLVRELEQIARERGALTAYVDEGVGSVPEAMAAMSREFAGQGHEVKKFDRALAAWRERRHEAEAVVAGLEPEGPSPVTATAVRAGLAGLGLIPGAGPFVGAVDATQFAQYADRLRRGLSARFASQDDVQLVLSPEQVLTPKLLDELADLASTVPWIVLFFDTYERIAPFADAWLYETMTTDRHGTLPANVVVVTAGQRPFDTARWAGFADFMTDVPLGPFTEAEARGLLADRGVVAEPVVAEVLRLTGGLPLLVSTLAEQRPTDPDDIGDPSATAVERFLKWEPDPVRRGVALACALPRRLDADVFRAVAERPEDETEALYDWLRGLPFVGERSDRAQYHDVVRASMLRLQRRRSPRGWARRQRRLAEEFGRWQEETAAGRPADELWADAQWRELRLEESYHMLCALPAREALPLLLGDVTGACTEGEVVARRWVQTLVEAGEDADSEAVRAWGRDLLGALEEGIFEALGLLLHRGCLDTSAQVLARVMRARELRRRSDYEGAVAECEHAMEADADSWHAYYWRALVRADLRDHESAVADLDRAEELSPDNARVLYARGEYRREQGLYGAALGDLDRAVALQPGYGGAWASRGVTQYALGRLDRAHSDLDRALDLDPEDVWALTSRSRVWRDRGEHDRQLADLDRALRLLPDSPWIACVRGDALRNAGRDEEALAEYDRALRINPDYASAHASRGASLANLGRHGEALAALDRALELVPDYPWAMDRRTEVLLALSSPPRS; encoded by the coding sequence ATGGCGCGGGCACGGCGGTCGATGCAGGAGCTGATCGGGCGGCGCAGGCGGGCGGGGTTCGTCGGGCGCGGCGACGAACGGGCCGCCTTCCGGCAGAACTTGGACCTTCCGCCCGAGGACGAACGCCACCGCTTCCTCTTCCACATCCACGGCAACGCCGGTGTCGGAAAGACGTTCCTGGTCCGGGAGCTGGAGCAGATCGCCCGGGAACGGGGCGCGCTCACGGCGTACGTCGACGAGGGCGTGGGGAGCGTGCCGGAGGCGATGGCCGCGATGAGCCGCGAATTCGCCGGGCAGGGCCATGAGGTGAAGAAGTTCGACCGTGCGCTGGCCGCCTGGCGGGAGCGGCGCCACGAGGCGGAGGCGGTGGTGGCGGGGCTGGAGCCGGAGGGCCCCTCACCGGTGACGGCCACCGCGGTCCGGGCCGGGCTCGCGGGCCTGGGCCTGATACCGGGCGCCGGGCCGTTCGTGGGCGCGGTCGACGCGACCCAGTTCGCCCAGTACGCCGACAGGTTGAGACGCGGCCTCAGCGCCCGCTTCGCCAGCCAGGACGACGTGCAACTCGTGCTGTCACCGGAACAGGTGCTGACCCCCAAACTGCTGGACGAACTGGCGGACCTGGCCTCCACGGTGCCGTGGATCGTCCTCTTCTTCGACACGTACGAGCGGATCGCGCCCTTCGCCGATGCCTGGCTGTACGAGACGATGACGACCGACCGGCACGGCACGCTGCCCGCCAACGTGGTCGTGGTGACCGCCGGCCAGCGCCCCTTCGACACCGCCCGCTGGGCCGGCTTCGCGGACTTCATGACGGACGTCCCGCTCGGGCCGTTCACGGAGGCGGAGGCACGGGGTCTGCTGGCGGACCGGGGAGTGGTGGCCGAGCCGGTCGTCGCGGAGGTACTGCGCCTGACGGGCGGACTCCCGCTGCTGGTGTCCACCCTGGCCGAGCAACGTCCCACCGACCCGGACGACATCGGCGACCCCAGCGCCACGGCCGTCGAACGCTTCCTGAAGTGGGAGCCGGATCCCGTCCGGCGGGGCGTGGCACTGGCCTGTGCACTGCCCCGGAGACTGGACGCCGACGTCTTCCGGGCGGTGGCGGAGCGTCCGGAGGACGAGACCGAGGCCCTGTACGACTGGCTGCGCGGCCTGCCGTTCGTCGGCGAGCGCTCCGACCGGGCGCAGTACCACGACGTCGTACGCGCCTCGATGCTCCGCCTGCAGCGCCGGCGGTCGCCGCGGGGCTGGGCGCGGCGGCAGCGGCGGCTGGCGGAGGAGTTCGGGCGGTGGCAGGAGGAGACGGCGGCGGGCCGTCCCGCCGACGAGCTGTGGGCGGACGCGCAATGGCGGGAGCTGCGGCTGGAGGAGTCGTACCACATGCTGTGCGCGCTACCGGCCCGGGAGGCACTGCCCTTGCTGCTGGGCGACGTGACCGGCGCCTGCACCGAGGGCGAGGTGGTGGCCCGCCGGTGGGTGCAGACCCTGGTGGAGGCGGGCGAGGACGCGGACAGCGAGGCCGTGCGCGCGTGGGGACGTGACCTGCTCGGCGCACTGGAGGAGGGGATCTTCGAGGCGCTCGGGCTGCTCCTGCACCGGGGCTGTCTCGACACGTCGGCACAGGTGCTCGCGCGGGTGATGCGCGCCCGGGAGCTGAGGCGGCGCTCCGACTACGAGGGTGCTGTCGCGGAGTGCGAACACGCCATGGAGGCCGACGCGGACAGCTGGCACGCGTACTACTGGCGCGCGCTGGTCCGCGCCGACCTCCGCGACCACGAGTCCGCGGTCGCGGACCTGGACCGCGCCGAGGAACTCTCGCCGGACAACGCCAGGGTCCTCTACGCGCGCGGCGAGTACCGACGGGAGCAGGGCCTCTACGGCGCGGCGCTCGGGGACCTGGACCGTGCCGTGGCCCTGCAGCCGGGCTATGGCGGGGCGTGGGCGTCCCGGGGCGTCACGCAGTACGCCCTGGGCCGCCTCGACCGAGCGCACTCCGACCTGGACCGCGCCCTGGACCTCGATCCCGAGGACGTATGGGCCCTGACGAGCAGGTCCCGGGTCTGGCGCGACCGAGGCGAACACGACCGGCAGCTCGCGGATCTGGACCGGGCGCTGCGACTCCTCCCGGACTCACCCTGGATCGCCTGTGTACGGGGCGACGCGCTCAGGAACGCGGGCCGCGACGAGGAGGCACTCGCCGAATACGACCGTGCCCTTCGCATCAACCCCGACTACGCCTCGGCCCACGCCAGCCGAGGCGCCTCCCTGGCCAACCTGGGCCGCCACGGCGAGGCACTCGCGGCTCTGGACCGCGCGTTGGAACTCGTCCCCGACTATCCGTGGGCCATGGACCGCCGCACGGAGGTGCTCCTGGCGCTCAGCTCTCCGCCGCGAAGCTGA
- a CDS encoding DUF2165 domain-containing protein: protein MTTTPTRNSSLRLAAGVLTGILALYIALVALGNITDFGTNQQFVRHVLAMDTTFKDDDLMWRAITSTALQDTAYVAIIVWETVAALVLIWGTYLWARGKDDLARRFSTYGLLMLLLLFGAGFIAIGGEWFSMWQSKTWNGLDAATRVFLLSGVALIVNQLPGQRAQEDPAS, encoded by the coding sequence ATGACCACCACCCCCACCCGTAACTCAAGCCTCAGGCTTGCCGCCGGTGTGCTCACCGGCATACTCGCCCTCTACATCGCACTCGTCGCCCTCGGGAACATCACCGACTTCGGGACGAACCAGCAGTTCGTCCGGCATGTGCTGGCGATGGACACGACGTTCAAGGACGACGACCTGATGTGGCGGGCCATTACCAGTACCGCGCTTCAGGACACCGCCTACGTCGCGATCATCGTGTGGGAGACGGTGGCGGCCCTGGTCCTGATCTGGGGGACGTATCTCTGGGCGCGGGGGAAAGACGATCTCGCCCGGCGCTTCTCCACCTATGGCCTGCTGATGCTGCTGCTGCTCTTCGGCGCCGGTTTCATCGCGATCGGCGGTGAGTGGTTCTCGATGTGGCAGTCGAAGACATGGAACGGGCTGGACGCGGCGACCCGGGTGTTCCTGCTCAGCGGGGTGGCGTTGATCGTCAACCAGCTGCCGGGGCAGCGCGCGCAGGAGGATCCGGCTAGTTGA
- a CDS encoding bifunctional FO biosynthesis protein CofGH, translating into MTTSATSGTGPTENSMRRALKRARDGVALDVTEAAVLLQARGEALTDLAASAARVRDAGLEAAGRPGVITYSKSVFIPLTRLCRDKCHYCTFVTVPGKLRRAGHGMFMSPDEVLDIARKGAALGCKEALITLGDKPEDRWPEAREWLDAHGYDDTIAYVRAVSVRILEETGLLPHLNPGVMTWTDFQRLKPVAPSMGMMLETTATRLWSEPGGPHHGSPDKEPAVRLRVLEDAGRSSVPFTSGLLIGIGETYEERAESLFALRKVSRAYHGIQELIIQNFRAKPDTAMRGMPDAELDDLVATVAVARLIMGPGGCLQAPPNLVDSEYERLIGAGIDDWGGVSPLTIDHVNPERPWPQIEELAAKSAAAGFELRERLCVYPEFVRRGEPWLDPRLRPHVAALADPETGLALPDAVVEGHPWQEPEEAFVPSGRTDLHRTIDTEGRTADRRDDFDEVYGDWEALREAAAPGMVPERIDTDVRQALRTAADDPTRLTDAEALALLHADGPALDALCRVADDVRRSAVGDDVTYIVTRNINFTNVCYTGCRFCAFAQRRTDADAYTLSLDQVADRAQQAWDVGAVEVCMQGGIHPDLPGTAYFDIAKAVKERVPGMHVHAFSPMEVVNGATRTGMSIREWLSAAKEAGLDSIPGTAAEILDDEVRWVLTKGKLPTATWIEVITTAHELGIRSSSTMMYGHVDQPRHWLGHLRTLAEIQRRTGGFTEFVTLPFIHTNAPVYLAGIARPGPTTRDNRAVTAMARLLLHPYIPNIQTSWVKLGVEGAAEMLRSGANDLGGTLMEETISRMAGSSYGSYKSIRDLVAVAEAAGRPAKPRTTLYGEVSGERQRAAEASDGHLPDLLPVLD; encoded by the coding sequence ATGACGACTTCCGCGACCTCCGGAACCGGCCCCACCGAGAACTCCATGCGTCGCGCCCTCAAACGTGCCCGCGACGGTGTCGCCCTCGACGTCACCGAGGCGGCGGTGCTCCTGCAGGCCCGCGGCGAGGCCCTGACCGACCTCGCCGCATCCGCCGCCCGGGTGCGGGACGCCGGCCTGGAGGCGGCGGGCAGACCCGGTGTCATCACCTACTCGAAGAGCGTCTTCATCCCCCTCACCCGGCTGTGCCGGGACAAGTGCCACTACTGCACCTTCGTCACCGTCCCCGGCAAGCTGCGCCGGGCGGGCCACGGGATGTTCATGTCCCCCGACGAGGTGCTCGACATCGCCCGCAAGGGCGCCGCCCTGGGCTGCAAGGAAGCCCTGATCACCCTCGGTGACAAGCCCGAGGACCGCTGGCCCGAGGCGCGCGAGTGGCTGGACGCGCACGGCTACGACGACACCATCGCCTACGTCCGTGCCGTCTCCGTCCGCATCCTGGAGGAGACGGGCCTGCTGCCCCACCTCAACCCGGGCGTCATGACCTGGACGGACTTCCAGCGCCTGAAGCCGGTCGCACCCTCCATGGGCATGATGCTGGAGACGACCGCGACCCGGCTCTGGTCCGAGCCCGGCGGCCCGCACCACGGCTCCCCGGACAAGGAACCGGCCGTACGCCTGCGGGTGTTGGAGGACGCGGGCCGTTCCTCCGTCCCCTTCACCTCCGGCCTGCTGATCGGCATCGGCGAGACGTACGAGGAGCGCGCGGAGTCCCTCTTCGCCCTGCGCAAGGTCTCCCGGGCCTACCACGGCATCCAGGAGCTGATCATCCAGAACTTCCGGGCCAAGCCGGACACGGCGATGCGCGGCATGCCGGACGCCGAACTGGACGACCTGGTCGCCACGGTGGCCGTCGCCCGGCTCATCATGGGCCCGGGCGGCTGCCTCCAGGCCCCGCCGAACCTCGTCGACTCCGAGTACGAGCGGCTGATCGGCGCCGGGATCGACGACTGGGGCGGGGTGTCGCCCCTGACCATCGACCACGTCAACCCGGAACGCCCCTGGCCGCAGATCGAGGAGCTGGCCGCGAAGTCGGCCGCCGCGGGCTTCGAGCTGCGTGAACGTCTCTGCGTCTACCCGGAGTTCGTCCGCCGCGGCGAGCCCTGGCTGGATCCGCGGCTGCGCCCGCACGTCGCCGCGCTGGCCGACCCGGAGACCGGCCTCGCCCTCCCGGACGCGGTGGTCGAGGGACACCCGTGGCAGGAGCCGGAGGAGGCCTTCGTACCCAGCGGCCGCACGGACCTGCACCGCACGATCGACACCGAGGGCCGTACCGCCGACCGGCGCGACGACTTCGACGAGGTCTACGGCGACTGGGAGGCGCTGCGCGAGGCGGCCGCCCCCGGCATGGTGCCCGAGCGCATCGACACGGACGTGCGCCAGGCGCTGCGCACGGCGGCCGACGACCCCACCCGGCTCACGGACGCCGAGGCCCTGGCCCTGCTGCACGCGGACGGCCCGGCGCTGGACGCGCTGTGCCGGGTGGCGGACGACGTGCGCAGGTCGGCGGTGGGCGACGACGTCACCTACATCGTCACGCGCAACATCAACTTCACCAATGTCTGCTACACGGGCTGCCGTTTCTGCGCCTTCGCCCAGCGCCGCACCGACGCGGACGCGTACACCCTCTCCCTGGACCAGGTCGCGGACCGCGCCCAGCAGGCCTGGGACGTGGGCGCGGTCGAGGTCTGCATGCAGGGCGGGATCCACCCCGACCTGCCGGGCACGGCGTACTTCGACATCGCGAAGGCGGTGAAGGAGCGGGTCCCCGGCATGCACGTCCACGCCTTCTCACCGATGGAGGTCGTCAACGGCGCGACCCGCACCGGCATGTCGATCCGGGAGTGGCTGTCCGCCGCCAAGGAAGCGGGGCTGGACTCCATCCCCGGTACGGCGGCGGAGATCCTGGACGACGAGGTCCGCTGGGTGCTGACCAAGGGCAAGCTGCCCACGGCGACGTGGATCGAGGTGATCACCACCGCCCACGAGCTGGGCATCCGCTCCTCCTCCACGATGATGTACGGCCATGTCGACCAGCCCCGCCACTGGCTCGGCCATCTGCGCACGCTGGCGGAGATCCAGCGGCGCACGGGCGGCTTCACGGAGTTCGTGACGCTCCCCTTCATCCACACGAACGCGCCGGTGTACCTGGCGGGCATCGCACGCCCCGGCCCGACCACGCGGGACAACAGGGCCGTGACGGCGATGGCCCGCCTCCTCCTGCACCCTTACATCCCCAACATCCAGACAAGCTGGGTCAAACTTGGCGTCGAGGGTGCGGCGGAGATGCTCCGCTCCGGGGCGAACGACCTGGGCGGCACGCTGATGGAGGAGACGATCTCCCGGATGGCGGGCTCGTCCTACGGCTCGTACAAATCGATCCGGGACCTGGTGGCGGTCGCGGAGGCGGCCGGCCGCCCGGCGAAACCGCGTACGACCCTGTACGGCGAGGTGTCCGGGGAACGGCAGCGGGCGGCGGAGGCCTCCGACGGGCACCTGCCCGACCTGCTGCCTGTCCTGGACTGA
- a CDS encoding LLM class F420-dependent oxidoreductase has protein sequence MRIAVTIFLTDETITPTRLARELEARGFAGLYLPEHTHIPVERTTPYPSGGDLPREYTRTLDPFVALGQAAAVTRRLALGTGITLAAQHDPIALAKQIATLDHLSGGRFTLGLGYGWNVEEAADHGVEWRTRRELVRDRMGLMRALWSEEPVGYDGEFGAVRPSLAFPKPVRKPRGPVVGPRTLIGGAAGPKLFAHICEYADGWLPIGGRGLTESLPVLRSVWADAGRDPSALQVVPYAVLPTPGKLAHYARLGIEEVVLQLPSAGEAEVLRLLDEYGTFPADGAA, from the coding sequence ATGCGCATCGCCGTAACGATCTTCCTCACGGACGAGACCATCACCCCCACGCGCCTGGCCCGCGAACTGGAAGCCCGGGGCTTCGCGGGCCTGTACCTCCCCGAGCACACCCACATCCCCGTCGAGCGAACCACGCCCTACCCCTCGGGCGGCGACCTGCCGCGTGAATACACCCGCACCCTCGACCCCTTCGTCGCCCTGGGCCAAGCCGCGGCCGTCACCCGGCGGCTGGCGCTCGGCACCGGCATCACGCTGGCCGCCCAGCACGACCCGATCGCCCTGGCCAAGCAGATCGCCACTCTCGACCACCTCTCCGGCGGCCGCTTCACCCTCGGCCTCGGCTACGGCTGGAACGTCGAGGAGGCCGCCGACCACGGAGTGGAGTGGCGCACCCGCCGGGAACTGGTCCGGGACCGGATGGGCCTCATGCGGGCGCTGTGGTCCGAGGAGCCGGTCGGGTACGACGGGGAGTTCGGGGCCGTGCGGCCGAGCCTCGCCTTCCCCAAGCCGGTGCGGAAGCCGCGCGGGCCGGTCGTCGGCCCCCGCACCCTCATCGGCGGGGCGGCCGGGCCCAAACTGTTCGCACACATCTGCGAGTACGCGGACGGCTGGCTGCCGATCGGCGGACGCGGGCTCACCGAGTCGCTGCCCGTGCTGCGCTCCGTCTGGGCGGACGCGGGCCGCGACCCGTCCGCCCTTCAGGTGGTCCCGTACGCCGTCCTGCCCACCCCCGGCAAGCTCGCCCACTACGCCCGGCTGGGCATCGAGGAGGTCGTGCTCCAACTGCCGTCGGCGGGGGAGGCGGAGGTGCTGCGGCTGCTGGACGAGTACGGCACTTTTCCGGCCGATGGCGCGGCATAG
- a CDS encoding CehA/McbA family metallohydrolase has product MTTLRGTVAPGSPDYVRLPFEVAHGIRELHVSYTYDRPAVPPGTPGNALDIGLFDERGVELGGRGFRGWSGGARTEFFVRADEATPGYLPGPLHPGTWHIVLSPYTVAPQGLTYEVTVSLTEGESGPAPRPVYPPARAGGRGRAWYRGDCHLHSWHSDGRRTPGEIAALARAAGLDFINSSEHNTTSSHAHWAEVAGEDLLVLLGEEVTTRNGHVLALGTEPGTFVDWRYRARDGRFGHFARRIREAGGLVVPAHPYADCVGCAWKFGFGQADAVEVWNGPYTPDDEVALAAWDARLVASVRENREWLPAMGNSDAHRDPDVIGLPQTVVLADDLSRAAIQEGIRAGRSYLAESRYVSLAFTASCEDGRRAGIGERLAVSDDTSVTVRLEVSGAPRCSVRLVTDQGVLLTGGPLPVSGQGVVEWRTTPAYAAYVRAEVRHETALGPVPGVMAALTNPVFLGVT; this is encoded by the coding sequence GTGACGACGTTGCGCGGCACTGTTGCTCCCGGCTCACCGGATTACGTCCGCCTGCCCTTCGAAGTGGCCCACGGAATCCGCGAGTTGCACGTCTCGTACACCTACGACAGACCCGCCGTACCACCCGGGACCCCTGGCAACGCGCTCGACATCGGGCTCTTCGACGAGCGTGGTGTCGAACTGGGCGGGCGGGGGTTTCGGGGGTGGTCGGGTGGGGCTCGTACGGAGTTCTTCGTGCGGGCCGACGAGGCGACGCCCGGGTATCTCCCGGGCCCGCTGCACCCCGGGACCTGGCACATCGTGCTCAGTCCGTACACGGTCGCGCCGCAGGGGCTGACGTACGAGGTGACGGTCAGCCTCACCGAGGGTGAGTCCGGCCCGGCACCTCGGCCGGTGTATCCCCCCGCCCGGGCGGGGGGGCGGGGCCGGGCCTGGTACCGGGGCGACTGCCATCTGCACTCCTGGCACTCCGACGGGCGCCGCACCCCGGGCGAGATCGCGGCGCTGGCCCGTGCGGCCGGCCTGGACTTCATCAACAGCTCCGAGCACAACACGACCTCCTCGCACGCCCACTGGGCGGAGGTGGCGGGCGAGGACCTGCTCGTGCTGCTGGGCGAGGAGGTCACCACGCGCAACGGGCATGTGCTGGCCCTCGGGACCGAGCCGGGCACCTTCGTCGACTGGCGGTACCGGGCGCGTGACGGCCGCTTCGGGCACTTCGCGCGGCGGATCCGGGAGGCCGGGGGGCTGGTCGTACCGGCCCATCCGTACGCCGACTGCGTCGGGTGCGCCTGGAAGTTCGGGTTCGGGCAGGCCGACGCGGTCGAGGTGTGGAACGGGCCGTACACGCCCGACGACGAGGTCGCGCTGGCCGCCTGGGACGCCCGGCTCGTGGCATCCGTCAGGGAGAACCGGGAGTGGCTGCCGGCGATGGGCAACAGCGACGCGCACCGCGACCCGGACGTGATCGGCCTGCCCCAGACGGTCGTCCTCGCCGATGACCTCAGCCGTGCGGCGATCCAGGAGGGCATCCGCGCGGGCCGCTCCTACCTGGCCGAGTCGCGGTACGTGAGCCTGGCCTTCACCGCGAGCTGCGAGGACGGTCGGCGGGCGGGGATCGGCGAGCGGCTGGCGGTGAGCGACGACACTTCGGTCACGGTGCGGCTGGAGGTGTCCGGGGCGCCGCGCTGCTCGGTCCGTCTCGTCACCGACCAGGGCGTGCTCCTCACCGGCGGCCCGTTGCCGGTGTCGGGCCAGGGGGTCGTCGAGTGGCGTACGACCCCGGCGTACGCGGCCTATGTGCGGGCGGAAGTGCGCCACGAGACGGCCCTCGGCCCGGTGCCGGGCGTGATGGCCGCGCTCACCAACCCCGTGTTCCTCGGCGTCACTTGA
- a CDS encoding PadR family transcriptional regulator codes for MSLKHALLGLLSEHPASGYDLLKRFETSLANVWPATQSQIYTELTKLAGSGLITVAAEGPRGRKEYALADEGLTELRHWLTETRPQRNIRSDLLLRVFFLGVLPPERARAYLAQLIEMSEAEHEQLKQLDAAIDWDDDDLSVYGRIVLEYGLRFNAMRREWAEWAATQIK; via the coding sequence ATGAGCCTCAAACACGCACTGCTCGGCCTGCTCTCGGAACACCCCGCCAGCGGGTACGACCTGCTGAAGCGTTTCGAGACCTCACTGGCCAACGTCTGGCCGGCGACGCAGAGCCAGATCTACACCGAACTGACCAAGCTGGCGGGCTCCGGACTGATCACGGTCGCCGCCGAGGGCCCGCGCGGCCGCAAGGAGTACGCCCTCGCCGACGAGGGCCTGACCGAGCTGCGCCACTGGCTGACCGAGACCAGGCCCCAGCGCAACATCCGCAGCGACCTCCTGCTGCGCGTCTTCTTCCTCGGCGTGCTGCCGCCCGAGCGGGCCCGCGCCTATCTGGCCCAGCTGATCGAGATGTCCGAGGCGGAGCACGAGCAGCTGAAGCAGCTCGACGCGGCCATCGACTGGGACGACGACGACCTCTCGGTCTACGGCCGGATCGTCCTGGAGTACGGCCTGCGCTTCAACGCGATGCGCCGGGAATGGGCCGAGTGGGCGGCGACTCAGATCAAGTGA